Proteins encoded together in one Halalkaliarchaeum sp. AArc-CO window:
- a CDS encoding glycosyltransferase family 4 protein: protein MRSLVTPIPDLRSLRFWGAVITRQQEEITNSREIVRDDCKMKVLALAPTTEPDTGWGRYSDAVVRHLRQDWDLDVIVPRRDPAGMIQNPQEVLKTAKRVRSVLRTGDYDALLSLVDYPYSVVSYLATVGHSVPYFVVCHGTYSVAPLHANRSRPIAGHAHRNAAQLFPVSSFTAEQLQEAQPGLDNVTIARNGVDLDQWSNSVEPYPIDHRALLTVGPFKQRKGQLFSLKAFAEVAEEFPDVQYHFVGNTERAYFDTVRDYVSDSGLEDRVHFEGFVTQTELRRWYETATAYLMTPEYIDHDFEGFGLVYLEANAHGTPTIGTTATGARDAIEDGYSGLCVDHNVDGTSTALRRILGDEALRRELSSTAREWARANSWERTVGVLRNEISKHATAEIRAPLSSPT from the coding sequence ATGCGTAGCCTCGTCACACCGATTCCCGACCTTCGGAGTCTCCGATTTTGGGGGGCTGTCATTACCAGACAACAAGAGGAAATTACAAATAGTCGTGAAATTGTCCGGGACGATTGTAAAATGAAAGTCCTCGCACTCGCGCCGACGACTGAACCGGACACTGGCTGGGGGAGGTACTCCGACGCAGTCGTCAGACATCTCCGGCAGGACTGGGATCTCGACGTGATTGTCCCGCGGAGAGATCCAGCCGGAATGATACAAAACCCACAGGAAGTGTTGAAGACGGCGAAACGCGTGCGATCCGTACTGCGGACGGGCGATTACGACGCGTTGTTATCTCTGGTGGATTACCCGTACTCCGTCGTCTCTTATCTGGCTACCGTCGGGCACTCGGTTCCATATTTCGTCGTGTGCCACGGCACCTACTCCGTTGCCCCACTTCACGCCAACCGTTCGAGACCGATCGCCGGGCACGCACATCGCAACGCCGCACAACTGTTTCCCGTGAGCAGCTTCACTGCAGAACAGTTACAGGAAGCACAGCCCGGGCTGGACAACGTCACGATCGCGAGAAACGGCGTGGATCTCGATCAGTGGAGTAACTCCGTCGAGCCGTATCCGATCGACCATCGCGCACTCTTAACTGTCGGACCGTTCAAGCAGCGCAAGGGCCAGCTGTTCTCCCTGAAAGCGTTTGCCGAAGTCGCCGAGGAATTCCCGGACGTCCAGTACCACTTCGTTGGCAACACAGAGAGGGCATATTTCGATACGGTGAGAGACTACGTCTCCGACTCCGGACTCGAGGATCGCGTTCACTTCGAAGGGTTCGTTACTCAAACCGAACTCCGTCGCTGGTACGAAACAGCAACGGCCTATTTGATGACGCCAGAGTACATCGACCACGACTTCGAAGGGTTCGGATTGGTCTACCTGGAGGCGAACGCCCACGGGACACCGACGATCGGCACGACTGCCACCGGCGCGAGAGACGCGATCGAAGACGGCTATTCGGGCCTGTGTGTCGATCACAATGTAGATGGGACTTCGACAGCTCTTCGGAGGATTTTGGGAGATGAAGCCCTCAGACGGGAACTATCCAGTACCGCTCGCGAGTGGGCACGAGCCAACAGCTGGGAACGTACTGTGGGCGTTCTCCGAAACGAGATCTCGAAACACGCGACAGCTGAGATCCGAGCTCCGTTATCTTCTCCTACCTAA
- a CDS encoding DUF1102 domain-containing protein, which translates to MQRRKFLYGVGASAIGGSALVGSGAFSRVESQRNVTIEVAEDPDAYLGLDGCPGSPNSSYTNIDESGHLEVDMSPDNPTDAGGEGVNSDSFTYFDDVFQVCNQGKQKVGVWINEFDTPELHDDYNDDYDAVEFYLNGDEDDSLVGAENAFPLGVGECICVGIRTVTKGLEDGDELVEDDEIVINADADNLGQLGDRVDPDSMSVTGMCSMEVDDEEYFLWRVYNENNFPVNTTWECTGAEISGALNVCANATRGDGKEPWIPGYYFLTAEQCDPIILSTNGVEVGRTGIDSDKECEEFEEDLIEYLVEQGDIGNTGVCVEHEEDVPEIND; encoded by the coding sequence ATGCAACGGCGGAAATTCCTGTACGGAGTAGGTGCATCGGCAATCGGAGGCAGCGCGCTCGTCGGTTCGGGCGCATTCAGCAGAGTGGAATCGCAGCGGAACGTAACGATCGAAGTCGCAGAGGATCCGGACGCGTATCTCGGACTGGATGGCTGTCCAGGCTCCCCGAACTCCAGTTACACAAATATCGACGAATCCGGGCATCTCGAAGTGGACATGTCGCCGGACAACCCCACTGATGCAGGGGGTGAAGGGGTCAACTCAGACTCCTTTACGTACTTCGACGACGTGTTCCAGGTGTGCAACCAGGGCAAACAGAAAGTTGGTGTCTGGATCAACGAGTTCGACACTCCGGAATTACACGACGACTACAACGATGACTACGACGCCGTGGAATTCTATCTGAACGGAGACGAGGATGATTCCCTGGTCGGTGCTGAGAACGCATTCCCCCTCGGCGTGGGCGAATGTATCTGTGTCGGCATTCGCACAGTCACGAAAGGACTCGAGGATGGTGATGAACTCGTCGAAGACGACGAGATCGTCATCAACGCCGACGCAGACAATCTCGGACAGCTCGGGGACCGTGTCGACCCCGACTCGATGTCGGTTACCGGAATGTGTTCGATGGAGGTCGACGATGAAGAGTACTTCCTCTGGCGCGTCTACAACGAGAACAACTTCCCAGTCAACACGACCTGGGAATGCACCGGCGCCGAGATTTCAGGTGCATTGAACGTCTGTGCGAATGCTACCAGAGGTGACGGAAAAGAACCGTGGATCCCCGGCTACTACTTCTTGACTGCCGAACAGTGTGACCCGATTATCCTCTCGACCAACGGAGTGGAGGTCGGTCGAACTGGCATCGATTCAGATAAAGAGTGTGAAGAGTTCGAAGAAGATCTCATCGAATACCTTGTCGAACAGGGAGACATCGGTAACACGGGCGTGTGCGTCGAACACGAGGAGGACGTGCCGGAGATCAACGACTGA
- a CDS encoding twin-arginine translocation signal domain-containing protein, giving the protein MSANDPNQNGGFDGTSIDRRNVLKGLGAAGALGVFGTGSAAARGPGGNGPPGQSCVCPEDTFLAKYEFDDDECEFVREDGDVVVDITYEPDNDEFNKDGEDCEPNYIKFEADGYVIQGVCAFGGLDTSEEYDADGLTSFASDLENPGGQEAAISNITFCGAEITEIEVEFPDTVSLSYEDLPLDGSNDYDYNDWVVDVDATFRGIEVDGDALISSIELDLLPKARGAGDTHRWSVVPGDVLGTGTYSLTYDGNGEGDEVDEPFDDETEIHVFNTGDVYPDNVTNALEGDDDGTCVPPAYTATLEFELDDPWEFDPDEPLAEFGEHGDGLFFDPRLENLNPNRDVEFGIGDVRLLAVPTDWMWPYERVHIATAYDGVTVADGPPGDGDQPIFEDDNWYENPVDGEVFESCRE; this is encoded by the coding sequence ATGAGTGCAAACGACCCCAACCAGAACGGCGGATTCGACGGAACGTCGATCGATCGAAGAAACGTACTGAAGGGGCTCGGTGCCGCAGGCGCGCTCGGCGTCTTCGGGACGGGCTCGGCAGCAGCGAGAGGCCCAGGGGGTAACGGACCACCGGGACAGTCCTGTGTGTGTCCGGAGGATACGTTCCTGGCGAAGTACGAATTCGACGACGACGAGTGTGAGTTCGTACGCGAAGACGGTGATGTCGTCGTCGACATTACGTACGAACCCGATAACGACGAATTCAACAAAGACGGAGAGGATTGCGAACCGAACTACATCAAATTCGAGGCAGACGGATACGTCATCCAGGGAGTCTGTGCGTTCGGTGGGCTAGATACGAGCGAGGAGTATGACGCAGACGGCCTCACTTCGTTCGCCTCCGACCTCGAGAATCCCGGCGGGCAGGAGGCGGCGATCAGCAACATCACGTTCTGTGGGGCCGAAATTACGGAAATCGAGGTCGAATTCCCCGACACCGTTTCGCTTTCCTACGAGGACCTCCCCCTCGATGGGAGCAACGACTACGATTACAACGACTGGGTCGTAGACGTCGATGCGACGTTCAGAGGCATCGAAGTCGACGGAGATGCCCTCATCTCCTCGATCGAGCTGGATTTGCTCCCGAAGGCACGGGGGGCAGGTGACACACACAGGTGGTCGGTCGTTCCCGGCGATGTATTGGGAACGGGGACCTACAGCCTGACCTACGACGGGAACGGCGAGGGTGACGAAGTAGACGAGCCATTCGACGACGAAACGGAGATCCACGTCTTCAACACCGGAGATGTCTATCCGGACAACGTCACGAATGCCCTTGAAGGAGACGACGACGGTACCTGTGTCCCGCCGGCGTACACGGCGACACTCGAATTCGAACTCGACGACCCGTGGGAGTTCGATCCCGACGAACCTCTCGCCGAATTCGGAGAACACGGCGACGGACTGTTCTTCGATCCACGCCTCGAGAACCTAAACCCGAACCGCGACGTCGAGTTCGGCATCGGGGACGTTCGTCTGTTGGCCGTTCCCACCGACTGGATGTGGCCCTACGAGAGAGTCCACATTGCGACCGCTTACGACGGGGTAACTGTCGCGGATGGACCGCCGGGAGACGGCGACCAACCGATCTTCGAGGACGACAATTGGTACGAGAACCCGGTCGACGGTGAAGTGTTCGAGTCCTGTAGAGAGTAA